The Callithrix jacchus isolate 240 chromosome 20, calJac240_pri, whole genome shotgun sequence genome has a window encoding:
- the CHST4 gene encoding carbohydrate sulfotransferase 4 — protein sequence MLLPKKMRLLLFLVSQMAIFALFVYLYSHNISSLSVKAQPKHMHVLILSSWRSGSSFVGQLFGQHPDVFYLMEPAWHVWMTFRQSTARTLHMAVRDLIRAIFLCDMSVFDAYMEPGPRRQSSLFQWENSRALCSTPACNIFPRDEIIHQAHCRLLCSQQPFEMVEKACRSYSHVVLKEVRFFNLHSLYPLLKDPSLNLHIVHLVRDPRAVFRSRERTEGDLMIDSRIVMGQHGHTLKKEDQPYYVMQVICQSQLEIYKTIQSLPKALQERYLLVRYEDLVRAPVAQTSRMYEFVGLEFLPYLQTWVHNITRGKGMGEHAFHTNARNALNVSQAWRWSLPYGKVSRLQKVCGDTMDTLGYRHAGSEHEQRNLLLDLLSTWTVPEQIR from the coding sequence ATGCTACTGCCAAAAAAAATGAGGCTCCTGCTGTTTCTGGTTTCCCAAATGGCCATCTTTGCTCTGTTCGTCTACCTGTACAGCCACAACATCAGCTCCCTGTCTGTGAAGGCGCAGCCCAAGCACATGCACGTGCTGATTCTGTCTTCCTGGCGCTCCGGCTCTTCTTTTGTGGGGCAGCTTTTTGGGCAACACCCAGATGTCTTCTACCTTATGGAGCCTGCCTGGCATGTGTGGATGACCTTCAGGCAGAGCACCGCCAGAACTCTGCACATGGCAGTGCGGGATCTGATACGGGCCATCTTCTTGTGTGACATGAGCGTCTTTGATGCCTACATGGAACCTGGTCCCCGGAGACAGTCCAGCCTCTTCCAGTGGGAAAACAGCCGGGCCCTGTGTTCCACACCTGCCTGCAACATCTTCCCACGAGATGAAATCATCCAccaggctcactgcaggctcctgTGCAGTCAACAGCCTTTCGAGATGGTGGAGAAGGCCTGCCGCTCCTACAGCCACGTGGTGCTCAAGGAAGTACGCTTCTTCAACCTGCATTCCCTCTACCCACTGCTGAAAGACCCTTCCCTCAACCTGCACATCGTGCACCTGGTCCGGGACCCCCGGGCTGTGTTCCGTTCCCGAGAACGCACAGAGGGGGATCTCATGATTGACAGTCGCATTGTGATGGGGCAGCACGGGCACACACTCAAGAAGGAGGACCAACCCTACTATGTGATGCAGGTCATCTGCCAAAGCCAGCTGGAGATCTACAAGACCATCCAGTCCTTGCCCAAGGCCCTGCAGGAACGCTACCTGCTCGTGCGTTATGAGGACCTGGTTCGAGCCCCTGTGGCCCAGACTTCCCGAATGTATGAATTCGTGGGGTTGGAATTCTTGCCCTACCTCCAGACCTGGGTGCATAATATCACTCGAGGCAAGGGCATGGGTGAGCATGCCTTCCACACAAATGCCAGGAATGCCCTCAATGTCTCCCAGGCTTGGCGCTGGTCTTTGCCTTATGGAAAGGTTTCTCGACTTCAGAAAGTCTGTGGCGATACCATGGATACGCTGGGCTACCGCCACGCTGGATCTGAACATGAACAGAGAAACCTGTTGCTGGATCTTCTGTCCACCTGGACTGTCCCTGAGCAAATCCGCTAA